The segment TTTACTCTTGCACAAGGATTTGAATGGACAGGAGTTGATACAATTGATGACTATTGTTAAAATGAATATAAACAAAAATGCCGAACCGCTAACAAGGTATTGCCAAAAGCGGGGCTGAACGACTTCGATTGGACATTTGTGCAAGGTTCAACATTCATTCTTCGATTGAACTTTTGTGCTAAAAATCCCCGCCTTCGGCAATACCCAGAACGTTGTGTTTCATACTGAAATAAGCCAACCGCACAAACAGCACATTTGGTTTTTGCCGAAACGCAAAGCCAACACTAAAAAAACAAAAGAGCTGTTTTTTGCCAACGCTCGAAGAAATTGAATAATATGAGCAGACTGCAAACAATAGAAAATCGACTGAAAGAAATAAACGGAACTGTTTTTCAAGAACTTTGCGATAGTTATTTAACTATTAGAGATAATAATTACTTGGCTATATCTAGGACAGGAAGTCAAACAGGAAAACAAAAGACAACAAAAGGAACACCTGATACTTTCTTTCAATTACCTAACGGAAATTTTTTGTACTCTGAAATAACAACTGATACAAGTACAAAAAACAAGCTTGCCAATGACATAAAAGCTTGTTTTGACCAAGATAAGACAAAAATCCCTGTTGAAAAAATTCAAGAAATCATTCTTTGTTTTAATTGGAACATAGACCAAGATAAAATAAACGAATTAAATACACTTGCTCAAAGCTATAAAGCTGATATTAGAATTCGTTATTTGATGCTACAAGAACTAGCTTTAGAACTTCACTTAAATCATAGAGATTTAGCTCATCATTATTTAGGTCTACCTTTAGATACAGGTCAAATAGTTTCAAGAGAAAACTTCATCAAGGAGTATGATAGAGCTTCAAAAGGTATTGCGACACCATTAAATAATACATTTTTACATAGAGAAACAGAACTCGAAGAATTAAGTAATGCCATAGATAGTCACGACTTTATAATTCTTACAGGAGCGCCAGGAGTTGGAAAAACAAAATTAGCACTTGAAGCTATCAATAATTATCTATCAAAAAACAATTCTTTTCAGGCTTACTGTGTTTCTTACAAAAGTCATACTCTACTTGACGATTTGTACCAATATTTTGACGTAGACAAAGATTATATACTTTTTGTAGATGATGCAAATAGAATTGATGCATTTGAACAAATAACAGGTTTTTTCAAAGCCAATAGAAACGGAAAACTTAAGATAATAATTACAGTTAGGGATTATGCGTTTCAAGAAATTGGTAGAAAATGTCAAGAATTTTCAACTCAACGAATAAACTTGTTCAAGCTATCAGATGAACAAATTATTGACATAATAAAATCTGAGCCATTTGAAATATTAAACCCTGATTACCATAAAGAAATAGTAAGAATTTCTGATGGAAATCCAAGATTGGCTATAATGACATCGCTTTTAGCTAAACAAGAACAAAATTTATATGCCCTTCACAATGTATCCGATTTATTTGAAAAGTATTTTTCAACTTTCATCAAAGATGATGGTGAGTTTGAAAGCCCTTTAAACATAAAATGTCTTGGGCTAATTGCTTTCTTTTATACTATTCCATATAAAAATAGAGAAGTAACAGAATCAATTTTAAAAGAGTTTGATGTTTCGTATAATGATTTTATTGACATAATTGATACTCTCGACAAATTAGAGTTGGTGGAAATTCAATTTGAACACGTGAAAGTGCCAGAGCAAAATCTTGCGACTTTTTTCTTTTATAAAGCATTTATCAAAGACAATTTACTTTCATTCAGCACTCTCTTAAACAACTACTTTGAGAATTATAAAAATAGATTTACAGATACAATAATACCTGCCAACAATACTTTTGGTCCACAAAATGTAATGGACAAAATTAAACCCGACTTGGTAAATTATTGGAAGCACATTAGTTCTGACAGCAACAAATCTTTTGATTTCCTTAATTCATTTTGGTTCTATTTACAAGACCAAACTTTAGAGTTTACATATCAGCAAATAGAGGCTTTTCCGAAAGCAGAAGAAACTACATACGATACTTCTTACGAAACAAATCAGTTCAATTATGACAAGGATGAAATCATTGAATTACTAGGTAATTTTTTTCGTCTTAATAGCAAGAATTTAAAGGATTCAATTGGATTATTATTTGAGTATGTATCACGTAAACCAGATAAATTACCCGAATTAATACATAAAATTAGGGAATTATTGATTTTCGATAGAGATGATGAATACTCGAACTTTTATAGACAAAAAACTCTATTTGATATTCTAATAGAAGGAGTTGAAAAGAAGAATGAATTACTTTCTACATCCTTTTACGAACTTGCAAAAACTTTTCTTTCTTATAAATTTCAGCAATTTAAAGGAGGAAGAAAAAATAGTTTTATTCATTATCAATATCCGATTCCAAACAATGTTACTATTCAAGAATTCAGAACAAAAATTTGGAATTCTCTAGAAAGTAGTTTTGACTCTCGACCAATTTTGGCTTTTAGCCTTTTAAAGAATTATTCAAGAGTTCATCCAGATGTCAATAAAGAGATAATGTCATTCGACATTCCATTTGTACTCAATATAATTGACAAACATTTAACCAATGAAAATTTTGAACATTGTAAATATGTTCAAAACCAAATAAGATGGTTTAGAAGACACGATTTTGATTTACCTGAATTCTCAAATCTAACGAACAGATTTGTTAATGAAACATACTTAGCTTTTTTGAAAATTGATTGGGACAGATTTAGAGATAAGGAAATGTATGAATTTGATGATTTTCGAGAATATGAGCGATTAAAAGAGGCGGAAATAAGAAGCTCATTCATTTTATCCAACGAGGACGAAATCAACGATTTTTACGATACTTTCATTTTACTTAAGAATTCAGCAGACAATAATTGGAGTTATAACAATGTACTAGATTTTGTTATTGATGAAAATTGCTCAAAAGACCTAAAAATAGGCCTTGCCTTGTTAAGGAAAGTAATTGAAAATGATAATCAGGTTAACTATGTTCCAAGAGTTACCTTTAGAAATCAGTTAAAAGTTGAGAATGCAGTCAATCAAATTTGGAAACTTATTAAGCAATCACAATTTGAAAATAAAGAGCTTTGGGAGTTATCATTTTATGATTACATAGATGATACTTTAATCAATGATGAACTAGCCGATTCATTGATTGAAACAATCACAACAATGAATAAACCCAATACAATTCATTTTGACAAACTTGAGCCATTTTTAAAAGTAAAGCCAAATCTGTTTCAGGTAATTTTGAAATTAATTACTGAAAAGAATGAAAAGGAAGGTACCCGGCTACAAGTTTGGATGGACTTTTTCAGTAAGCATTTTGAAAATCTAGGAGATGACATTGAGTTAATTAAAAAAGCTTACATACAGCAGAACCTTATTCAACATCATTTTGATTATCAAGGAAAAGGATTTTTGCAAATATTGAAGGTTGACAAAAATTTCTTAATTGAGTTTGTCGAAAGTCTATACTCTTCGACTGAAAGACATAGCCTTGGTGGCGACCATAGTGATATGAGTTATGTGTGGAATATAGATAATATTGAAGATACACTCACCCAAGTGTTTGACTTAGTAATTGAGAAAGATTTATACTTTGGTATTTTAGAGCATTACTGCAATGTGTTCTTTAGAAATCTAAAAGATGAACATAAATTAAGAGCAGATAATTTCATCAGACAATATGTAAATGATAATAATAACGATTACAGAAAAATGCAAATTGTTGTTGACCTAATCAGACACACAAGAAAAGAATTGTTTGAAGAGATTTTCCTATTATTCATTTCATTAAATCAAGATAAAGAAACTTTTAGCAGGTTAATGTGGAGAGGAAATGGCGGGACTTATTCTGGAGATGTTATTATTGGAGATATCCAAGCCTCAGAATGGAGAAATTTATTGGAAATCGCTAATAAATCGGATGTGGGAATAAAGTTGATTCCTATAAAAAACTATATCAATGAACAAATTGAATCTTGTTTAAGAAGTGGAGATTGGGAAAGACAAAGAAAGTTTTTGAGAAAGGACTTTTGAATAGCTAACGCTTAAAGCCATACATATTTGCAATTTGCCTAAGCCAACACACGAGCCAAAAATTGCAAAAAAGTATGTCTTTGCCAACACTTTCGTACGAACAAAAGAACACCGAACGGCTAACAGCACCTATACGCAAGTGGGGGTTCAGTGCTTCGATTGAAAGATAAGTGCTTAATTTGAAGTGTAGTTCTTCGTAGGTAAGTTTGGTGTAAGAAAACCCCACCTGCGTATAGCTGCAAAACGTTACTTCCCTTCCAAAAAAACAGCTCCAACTCTGCATTAATCCAATTAATAACACAGAGTCGAAGCTGTTTCGTGGGTTATAGTTATTACATCTTTCTCTAATTCATTATTAATGATATTGTCGGGAGCCTATCCAAACAATTTCTCACTATCATTAAATTTAGCGGAAAGCCCCCTCATATCCTTGCTGATTTTCTCATTGGTAATACGAGCATAGATTTGAGTTGTTTGAATATTGGTGTGTCCTAACATTTTACTAACCGTTTCAATCGGAATGCCCTTTGCTAATGTAACTGTAGTTGCAAAGGTATGTCTTGCAAGATGGAAGGTGAGATTCTTGGTAATACCACATACATCACCAATTTCTTTCAGGTAAGCATTCATTTTTTGATTGCTTAAAACTGGTAGAACTTTGTTATCTGGAAGTTCACCTTCATATTTTTCCAATATCTTTTTCGGAATATCCATTAAAGGAACATTCACACTTACATTGGACTTACTCCGTTTTGTCATAATCCAAGTGTTTCCATCAAATGAAATTCTGATATGATCTTTTGATAGTTCTTTTACATCAATATATGACAATCCGGTAAAACATGAGAAAACAAAAATATCTCTTACCTGTTCCAAACGCTTGATTAAAAACTTCTTTTTAATAAGCAGATTTAGCTCCTGCTCGGTTAAATAACCTCTGTCTACCTTTTCAAATTGAATTTTATAATTGGCAAATGGGTTATGATTTATCAAGTCACTCTTAATAGCAATATTGATGATTTTCTTTACAAATCCCATAAATTTTGACATCGTATTATGACTCACCTTAGCATGACTCACCATATAAATCTCAAAATTGTGAATAAACATATAATTAATTGATTTCAAGGCAATGTCAGATACATTATACTTCTTTTTAATAAAGTTAGCCAAATGTTTTCTTGTAACTGAGTATTTTTGAAATGTAGCTTTGGTGGTTGATATTCCTATCAAAGATTCCATATCCTGATTGTGTTTGTCAAAAAGATTGAGGATAGTCTCTCCACTTTCGTCAAGACCCAAAAACTCACATTTTATTTTCTCTGGAGTTACAATGTCAAATCGTTGAAAATCGTGATAAATTCTATGTAGCGATGCTTTAATATCATCCAATCTTGCATTCAAGTTTCGGCTTTCAGCGTTACTACCCGAAACTTTGTTTGCTTTCACATTCCATCTGGAATCCTGAACATACACTTTTGTATTGAAACGTGATTCAACACCATCGATGGTAATTCTGCACAAAATTGGGCAAGTTCCATCTTTTCTTTTTTTATCTCTTCTAATAAAAAAGAGAACACTAAATGTACTTTTCATAACTCAATTTTTTTAATTATAAATGTATGATAATCTTTTAAAATTGAGCTAAATACAGACCAGTCAAAAGTGGACATGAAACTTCCAATGTTGGACAATTCGTACCCCCTAATGGCTTTTTTGGTTTGGGGGTACGAATTGGGAAATATAAACTGACTTTATTTGTCTATTTCCTGTCTTTTCTGTCTACCATAACATACAAAAAAAACCGCTCAAATCTCTCAATTTGAACGGTTTGTCTATATTTTGTCGCCTTTTGTCTTATGCGACCAGTGGAGCTGGAGGGAGTCGAACCCTCGTCCAAACAAGGAAACCATATGCTTTCTACATGCTTATCTCCGCCTTCATTTTCGTGTATAAGAAAGACCGAAGCCACCAACTTATACCTTATCCTCTAAAGTTTCATCAAGAGTGTGAGGCCACCCTTAACTATTCCCGATACTTCTACACCACTAAACCAGATAGCTTCGGAAAAACAGCATCTGAGTGATGTCTTGTCTCAGCATCTTATGCCGAGATAAAGCTGTAATCTACTATAATTCGATTACGCAGCAAGAGCGTAATTATTTTCGCCAGATAAAAATTTAATACTAAGATTAGAGTGCTTAATATCAATGCACTGCATGCTTACATACCATCTCTACTCGCTGTCAAAACCAGTCAGCCCCTATTTATTTTACTAAATAGTTCTATTTAAAAATGGTTCAATTCTACTTTAAGTTCGCTAACCATCTGTAGCATTGGGTTGCAAAGATATAAATAATTAATCAAAGAATATAGATTTTAATCGATTAATATCTATATAAAAGAGAGAAGCTATGCCTATCCCTTCATATTATAAACAATTATTTTCGAGTAAATGTTTGTTTGTCTCTGCCAACGCCTGTTACTGTTACCTTAGTCCAATGCTTTGGCATTACTGATTTAACTTGTCTAATATCACCTTTTTCGGTAATATCAACTCCACAGAAACCCATAATTACAGACTGTAGTATTCCTCCTGCTCCAGTAGCAAAATAAGGGTTTGTACCCCCTTTTGTTTCGGCTATTACTCGAAATGGAGGAAGCAAATTAGGCTCATAAGAATCTTTGAACCAATGATAAGCCTCATCAGCTTGTCCTAATCTACTATACAATAGAGCAAATATTGCCTGAGTCATTGCTGGAGTATTTTCATAAGGAACTTTTCCTGAATAATACTTCAAATCTTTATCTATTTGCTTTGCATCTGTTATAATACCCAACGGATAAGCTAGTAAATTCACATCTGCTTGTTTTATGTTTTCTCCGTCATATCCATCATATTCACTTGTTACACCATTTGGCAACTGTCTGATTGGTATATTTTGACTAATTTCTTCCCACTCTTTAGGATAATTTACTTTCAGTTCATTAGCACATTGTACAGCCGACTTAAGTAAACGAATAGTAGCCCCATTTGTAAAGGCATTATTATCTACATTTTCTGCCCACTCATCGGCTGCGACAACATTCTTTATTTCGTATTCACCTTTTTCATTTTTTGAAACTCTGCTAACCCAAAAGTTCGCTGTTTCTTTTAAGATAGGCCATCCTCTTTGAGCAAGCCATTCTTTATCTTTGGTTACTAAATAGTAATTCCAAGCAGCAATACCTACATCTGCTGTAATATGATGCTCAAATGGACCAGTCAATGCCCAAACAGGAGTTTCTTCAGTACCGGTATCTGCACTTTCCCAAGGATACATAGCGCCTTTATATCCATAAATAGTAGCATTCTTTTTTGCTGCTTCTAACCTATTAAATCTATAATTAACTAAACTCTCAGCTAACTCAGGTTGCAAAAAGAGCAAGGGTGGAAACATAAATAATTCGGAATCCCAAAATACATGCCCATTATAACCCAAACCACTCAAACCCATTGGAGAAGGAGAGAAATCGGTATTAGGTCTTGAAAAAGAATACAAATGATAAAGCATACTCCGAACATCTTGTTGTGCCTGTTTATCCCCTTCAATCTGGATATCACTCTCCCACAACCTCTCCCACTCTGCATAGTGTTTATATTTCAACTTCTCC is part of the Bacteroides coprosuis DSM 18011 genome and harbors:
- a CDS encoding integrase family protein (COGs: COG4974 Site-specific recombinase XerD~InterPro IPR002104~KEGG: bvu:BVU_2470 putative transposase~PFAM: Integrase, catalytic core, phage~SPTR: Putative transposase;~tmRNA as predicted by Rfam (RF00023), score 129.69~IMG reference gene:2504107874~PFAM: Phage integrase family) produces the protein MKSTFSVLFFIRRDKKRKDGTCPILCRITIDGVESRFNTKVYVQDSRWNVKANKVSGSNAESRNLNARLDDIKASLHRIYHDFQRFDIVTPEKIKCEFLGLDESGETILNLFDKHNQDMESLIGISTTKATFQKYSVTRKHLANFIKKKYNVSDIALKSINYMFIHNFEIYMVSHAKVSHNTMSKFMGFVKKIINIAIKSDLINHNPFANYKIQFEKVDRGYLTEQELNLLIKKKFLIKRLEQVRDIFVFSCFTGLSYIDVKELSKDHIRISFDGNTWIMTKRSKSNVSVNVPLMDIPKKILEKYEGELPDNKVLPVLSNQKMNAYLKEIGDVCGITKNLTFHLARHTFATTVTLAKGIPIETVSKMLGHTNIQTTQIYARITNEKISKDMRGLSAKFNDSEKLFG
- a CDS encoding Kojibiose phosphorylase (COGs: COG1554 Trehalose and maltose hydrolase (possible phosphorylase)~InterPro IPR005195~KEGG: fjo:Fjoh_4428 glycoside hydrolase family protein~PFAM: Glycoside hydrolase, family 65, central catalytic~PRIAM: Kojibiose phosphorylase~SPTR: Candidate alpha glycoside phosphorylase; Glycoside hydrolase family 65;~IMG reference gene:2504107875~PFAM: Glycosyl hydrolase family 65, N-terminal domain; Glycosyl hydrolase family 65 central catalytic domain); protein product: MNLERIISVCLLLCVLLPLKAQNPWVVEAEQIDASNYYGITVANGMLGVVSSPNPLEVGEVVLAGVYDKFGRGRVSNFLPSYNLLNLKMSLGGKRVNLNSISNYKQKLDFKKAEFSASFDLEDIATVEYTYRALRHLPHCVLMDIDVIMKKDGKMVVDNLLTTPHSLKEQQNYFNQIYKSHVHIPLLTSIAKSPSGNVTIAASSAFMFEESVGEEPKVIHKMNDNDSHIASFTLDLNKGQRYSFALVGTLISSVQNADPYNQAERSTIFAYLEGKEKLKYKHYAEWERLWESDIQIEGDKQAQQDVRSMLYHLYSFSRPNTDFSPSPMGLSGLGYNGHVFWDSELFMFPPLLFLQPELAESLVNYRFNRLEAAKKNATIYGYKGAMYPWESADTGTEETPVWALTGPFEHHITADVGIAAWNYYLVTKDKEWLAQRGWPILKETANFWVSRVSKNEKGEYEIKNVVAADEWAENVDNNAFTNGATIRLLKSAVQCANELKVNYPKEWEEISQNIPIRQLPNGVTSEYDGYDGENIKQADVNLLAYPLGIITDAKQIDKDLKYYSGKVPYENTPAMTQAIFALLYSRLGQADEAYHWFKDSYEPNLLPPFRVIAETKGGTNPYFATGAGGILQSVIMGFCGVDITEKGDIRQVKSVMPKHWTKVTVTGVGRDKQTFTRK
- a CDS encoding hypothetical protein (InterPro IPR011579~KEGG: lic:LIC12051 hypothetical protein~SPTR: Putative uncharacterized protein;~IMG reference gene:2504107873) — its product is MSRLQTIENRLKEINGTVFQELCDSYLTIRDNNYLAISRTGSQTGKQKTTKGTPDTFFQLPNGNFLYSEITTDTSTKNKLANDIKACFDQDKTKIPVEKIQEIILCFNWNIDQDKINELNTLAQSYKADIRIRYLMLQELALELHLNHRDLAHHYLGLPLDTGQIVSRENFIKEYDRASKGIATPLNNTFLHRETELEELSNAIDSHDFIILTGAPGVGKTKLALEAINNYLSKNNSFQAYCVSYKSHTLLDDLYQYFDVDKDYILFVDDANRIDAFEQITGFFKANRNGKLKIIITVRDYAFQEIGRKCQEFSTQRINLFKLSDEQIIDIIKSEPFEILNPDYHKEIVRISDGNPRLAIMTSLLAKQEQNLYALHNVSDLFEKYFSTFIKDDGEFESPLNIKCLGLIAFFYTIPYKNREVTESILKEFDVSYNDFIDIIDTLDKLELVEIQFEHVKVPEQNLATFFFYKAFIKDNLLSFSTLLNNYFENYKNRFTDTIIPANNTFGPQNVMDKIKPDLVNYWKHISSDSNKSFDFLNSFWFYLQDQTLEFTYQQIEAFPKAEETTYDTSYETNQFNYDKDEIIELLGNFFRLNSKNLKDSIGLLFEYVSRKPDKLPELIHKIRELLIFDRDDEYSNFYRQKTLFDILIEGVEKKNELLSTSFYELAKTFLSYKFQQFKGGRKNSFIHYQYPIPNNVTIQEFRTKIWNSLESSFDSRPILAFSLLKNYSRVHPDVNKEIMSFDIPFVLNIIDKHLTNENFEHCKYVQNQIRWFRRHDFDLPEFSNLTNRFVNETYLAFLKIDWDRFRDKEMYEFDDFREYERLKEAEIRSSFILSNEDEINDFYDTFILLKNSADNNWSYNNVLDFVIDENCSKDLKIGLALLRKVIENDNQVNYVPRVTFRNQLKVENAVNQIWKLIKQSQFENKELWELSFYDYIDDTLINDELADSLIETITTMNKPNTIHFDKLEPFLKVKPNLFQVILKLITEKNEKEGTRLQVWMDFFSKHFENLGDDIELIKKAYIQQNLIQHHFDYQGKGFLQILKVDKNFLIEFVESLYSSTERHSLGGDHSDMSYVWNIDNIEDTLTQVFDLVIEKDLYFGILEHYCNVFFRNLKDEHKLRADNFIRQYVNDNNNDYRKMQIVVDLIRHTRKELFEEIFLLFISLNQDKETFSRLMWRGNGGTYSGDVIIGDIQASEWRNLLEIANKSDVGIKLIPIKNYINEQIESCLRSGDWERQRKFLRKDF